A region of the Bacteroidales bacterium genome:
GACGCAACCTCAATGCGGTCAACCCTGAGATCATCGAGCAAAAGCTTGGCCATGCTGAGTTTTTCCTCGTCGGTGAATGACACTCCCGAGGTTTGTTCTCCGTCGCGGAGAGTGGTGTCCATTATGGTGATCTTCATGGTTGAATGTATTCAGTGTTCGGTAATCGGTAATCCGTGTTCGTTGTTTGTTTCAGGGACGTTAGGGACTCTAGAGACGATAGGGATTTCAGGTAAGACGAAATCAGAGACTTCGCCTGGATTAGATTTCAGGTAAGACGAAGTCAGAGACTTCGCCTAGCTTATTATCCTACTAATAGCCTAATAGCCTAATAGCCTTTCTTCTCAAACTCCACAATCTTATCCTTCATGCTCAGCAAATAGTCGATATCGTCGTAGCCATTGATGAGGCAAGTTTTTTTGTAATGATTGATATCGAAATGTTCCTTTTCGCCTGTTGCCAGGATAGTGACAGTCTGGTTCGGCAAATCGATTTCAAGAACAGCGTTTGCATCTTTTTCAATAGCGGCAAACACCGACTTTAAAAAGCCTTCGCTAACCTGCACCGGAAGTATACCATTGTTCAGGGCGTTGTTCTTGAAAATATCGGCAAAAAAACTTGAGATCACCGACCGGAACCCGTAACCGCCTATAGCCCAGGCGGCGTGTTCGCGACTTGAGCCGCTGCCAAAATTCCTTCCGGCTACAAGGATCTGGCCGGAGTACGTAGGATTATTCAGCACAAAATCAGCTTTCGGCTGGTTATTCTTATCGTATCTCCAGTCACGGAACAGGTTATCGCCAAACCCATCACGGGTGGTGGCTTTCAGGAACCTTGCCGGTATGATCTGGTCGGTATCGACATTTTCAATAGGCAGAGGAACGCAGGTTGATATGAGTGTTTTGAATTTTTCGGTTGCCATGTGTAGCAATATGATTATAAATTATACATCTGGTTAAAGGAAATCCCTGGGGTCCGTGATCTTGCCGGTAATGGCTGCGGCTGCAGCGGTGAGTGGACTTGCAAGGAATGTACGTGCGCCGGGTCCCTGCCTGCCTTCAAAATTCCGGTTTGATGTGGACACGGCATATTTACCTTCAGGTATTTTGTCGTCGTTCATAGCCAGGCATGCTGAACATCCGGGCTGGCGAAGTTCAAAGCC
Encoded here:
- the leuD gene encoding 3-isopropylmalate dehydratase small subunit, yielding MATEKFKTLISTCVPLPIENVDTDQIIPARFLKATTRDGFGDNLFRDWRYDKNNQPKADFVLNNPTYSGQILVAGRNFGSGSSREHAAWAIGGYGFRSVISSFFADIFKNNALNNGILPVQVSEGFLKSVFAAIEKDANAVLEIDLPNQTVTILATGEKEHFDINHYKKTCLINGYDDIDYLLSMKDKIVEFEKKGY